In a single window of the Mesotoga infera genome:
- a CDS encoding TldD/PmbA family protein, which produces MHSDEVYSVVINKILSGGADFAEIFLEERYTGSISMVQGEVEGSVSGKLFGAGLRAFKGTRSIYAYTNDLSLDGLMKVAERLKAVINQEGREETAIDFSKRDYVNLAPILFAPGEVSKRDKVGVMKLAHEGAKTFAGTISQVVVNYSEYDQSVWIYNSEGVKANDRRVRTRLAISAVATRDGEMESGFYGPGAAMGFEFFNISDPRAAGARAARIADRMVRAEYAPAGRMPVIISNEFGGVIFHEACGHALEATGVAKGASVFAGKLGQKIANECVSAVDDPTIPNAWGSANVDDEGTPTKRNLLIDRGVLKSYMIDRLGAIKMGMEPTGSARRQDYTYAPTSRMSNTFLLPGDYYPEEIIAATDYGLFAKSLGGGSVMPSTGEFNFAVKEGYMVENGRITRPVRGATLIGRGNEVLTKIDMVGNDLERGQGMCGSISGSIPADVGQPTVRVSELIVGGRN; this is translated from the coding sequence ATGCATTCAGATGAAGTATACTCCGTAGTTATTAACAAGATACTGTCTGGCGGAGCGGATTTTGCAGAGATCTTTTTGGAAGAGAGATATACCGGAAGTATTAGCATGGTTCAGGGTGAGGTCGAAGGAAGCGTTTCCGGGAAGCTCTTTGGAGCAGGGTTGCGTGCCTTCAAGGGAACAAGAAGCATCTATGCTTACACCAACGACCTTTCGCTGGACGGCCTGATGAAAGTTGCCGAAAGACTGAAAGCAGTTATAAATCAGGAAGGAAGGGAAGAAACAGCAATCGATTTCAGCAAGAGAGACTATGTTAACTTGGCCCCGATCCTCTTCGCGCCTGGAGAAGTTTCCAAGAGGGACAAGGTTGGAGTGATGAAGCTTGCGCACGAGGGCGCTAAAACCTTTGCAGGAACAATATCCCAGGTTGTTGTGAATTACAGTGAATACGATCAAAGTGTCTGGATCTATAACTCCGAAGGCGTAAAGGCCAACGATCGCCGTGTTAGAACGAGACTTGCAATATCGGCCGTTGCTACCCGAGATGGGGAAATGGAAAGCGGCTTCTACGGTCCGGGGGCTGCAATGGGTTTTGAATTCTTCAATATTTCAGACCCACGCGCTGCCGGAGCAAGGGCAGCAAGAATAGCCGACAGAATGGTCAGAGCTGAATATGCGCCGGCCGGCAGAATGCCCGTGATAATCTCCAACGAATTCGGCGGGGTTATTTTCCATGAAGCTTGCGGTCATGCCCTCGAAGCTACCGGGGTAGCAAAGGGAGCATCGGTCTTTGCAGGAAAGCTGGGACAGAAGATAGCGAATGAATGTGTTTCGGCGGTGGACGATCCGACCATACCGAATGCCTGGGGATCGGCAAATGTTGACGATGAGGGAACTCCGACAAAGAGAAATCTACTTATTGACAGGGGAGTTCTGAAGAGCTACATGATCGATCGCCTTGGAGCGATAAAAATGGGGATGGAGCCGACTGGAAGCGCGAGAAGGCAGGACTACACTTATGCTCCTACCTCCCGTATGAGCAACACCTTTCTTCTTCCTGGAGATTACTATCCCGAAGAAATCATCGCCGCTACCGATTACGGTCTGTTCGCAAAATCCCTGGGCGGCGGTTCGGTCATGCCTTCCACCGGAGAATTCAACTTTGCAGTCAAGGAAGGTTACATGGTGGAAAATGGCAGGATAACCCGGCCCGTCCGAGGAGCGACTCTGATCGGAAGAGGAAATGAGGTTCTGACGAAGATCGACATGGTCGGCAACGACCTCGAGAGAGGCCAGGGAATGTGCGGATCCATTTCTGGCTCTATACCTGCAGATGTGGGTCAGCCAACAGTACGAGTCTCTGAACTCATAGTTGGGGGGCGAAACTGA